In Planctomycetia bacterium, one DNA window encodes the following:
- a CDS encoding glycosyltransferase produces MADGLHVVIVPSWWPSPERPLHGVFFPDFARAMAEAGVRVGVVTPDLVGARFWRETSARWRARVEWENAGNVPVVRVRGRHTSLGQTGIHLRAYRRRLEMGLAAYAERNGSPDLLHAMAALPAGWACTHLHHSLAARVLITEHTGPFALLLRPSGAANMTRSALARAAAAVAVSANLKTEMQAAGVTRPIEIVGNLVADVFQPSAPPKPPRANETQIRFRVVFVGRLTAEKGLRELAAAAHRLAKQPEPRFAWHFVGTGPMEGELRAAMAKLGVDTVFHGYQDSAGVASILRACHALVLPSYGENYPMAICEALASGRPVVTTDVPGCAALVGPGDGLVVPVRNAAALADALQRCAADYAQWDWRAIGARARERFSRTKVAKNYISIYNAVRAGQAPGDASR; encoded by the coding sequence ATGGCCGACGGACTTCACGTTGTGATCGTGCCCTCGTGGTGGCCGTCGCCGGAGCGTCCGTTGCACGGCGTGTTCTTCCCGGATTTTGCGCGGGCCATGGCCGAAGCCGGCGTTCGGGTCGGCGTCGTAACGCCCGATCTGGTCGGGGCGCGATTCTGGCGAGAGACCTCCGCGCGCTGGCGAGCGCGCGTCGAATGGGAAAACGCGGGCAATGTTCCCGTGGTCCGCGTACGGGGGCGGCATACGTCGCTCGGACAAACCGGCATTCACCTGCGGGCCTATCGCCGTCGCCTGGAGATGGGGCTGGCCGCGTACGCCGAGCGAAACGGATCACCCGACCTCCTGCACGCCATGGCGGCGCTGCCGGCCGGCTGGGCTTGCACGCATCTTCACCACTCGCTCGCCGCGCGCGTGCTGATCACCGAACACACCGGTCCGTTCGCGCTGCTCCTGCGACCATCAGGTGCCGCAAACATGACTCGATCCGCGCTGGCTCGCGCTGCGGCAGCCGTAGCGGTCAGTGCGAATTTGAAAACCGAGATGCAGGCTGCCGGCGTAACACGTCCCATTGAAATCGTGGGCAATCTCGTGGCGGACGTATTCCAACCCTCGGCCCCGCCGAAGCCTCCTCGCGCGAACGAAACGCAAATTCGCTTCCGCGTCGTTTTCGTGGGCCGATTAACGGCTGAAAAAGGGCTGCGCGAACTGGCCGCGGCGGCGCACCGGCTCGCGAAGCAGCCCGAGCCGCGCTTCGCGTGGCATTTCGTCGGAACCGGGCCGATGGAGGGCGAACTTCGCGCGGCGATGGCAAAGCTCGGCGTCGATACCGTCTTTCACGGGTACCAGGATTCGGCGGGCGTGGCGTCGATCCTGCGAGCCTGTCATGCGCTGGTGTTGCCAAGTTACGGTGAGAATTATCCGATGGCGATTTGTGAGGCGTTGGCGAGCGGGCGGCCCGTGGTTACAACCGACGTGCCGGGTTGCGCCGCGCTGGTCGGCCCCGGTGATGGGTTGGTCGTTCCGGTGCGCAACGCGGCGGCGCTGGCCGATGCGCTGCAACGCTGCGCCGCCGATTACGCTCAATGGGACTGGCGAGCGATCGGCGCGCGGGCGCGAGAGCGCTTCTCGCGAACAAAGGTGGCGAAAAATTACATTAGTATTTATAATGCCGTCCGAGCCGGCCAGGCGCCGGGGGATGCATCGCGGTAA
- a CDS encoding glycosyltransferase has product MTAATSQPGTFAAPTRRLLLVSYWYPPAIGAAAERIGAFARFLPCHGWAVDVLTAQRTTAPPDLPAVTLRSVHDPQGGAVETFPDFDPRRVKAPDLKRYLRDFIFPDRFRRWMHAAEEAIEQNLRQKRYDAILASFPPASAAWLGLRLHRACGAPFFLDLRDTWFGPGGYEPLYAFAKRRHRALYTDCVRAADGVIAVSQAMADDLLRAFALPPERVTVIPNGFDPALPPMPPPPAPPALNGELIFAHVGTVIARNRPELFLDSLLKLPPDVARGIHVRFVGNLSRDYLCDIGLSQRVEATGLLPREQAWKQIADVHALLLLTGREAGHWTPRAKLFEYLAARRPILCLEEAPGSCDYRLLSSIAPDRSFRAALGDPAGLADAVRQVRAFCNTHAGADLAPPLALGEHSRETHAARLAEYLRARTHTGAAI; this is encoded by the coding sequence ATGACCGCAGCAACCTCCCAACCAGGAACATTTGCCGCGCCGACCCGCCGATTGCTGCTGGTCTCTTATTGGTATCCGCCGGCGATTGGCGCGGCGGCCGAGCGCATCGGCGCTTTCGCGCGTTTTCTGCCCTGCCACGGCTGGGCCGTCGATGTGCTGACGGCCCAGCGAACGACGGCGCCGCCGGACCTGCCGGCCGTGACGCTGCGATCGGTGCATGATCCGCAAGGCGGCGCCGTGGAGACGTTTCCTGATTTCGATCCGCGCCGCGTGAAGGCGCCGGACCTCAAACGATACCTCCGGGATTTCATTTTTCCGGATCGCTTCCGGCGCTGGATGCACGCGGCGGAGGAAGCGATCGAACAGAACCTGCGACAGAAGCGATATGACGCGATCCTCGCATCGTTTCCACCGGCCAGCGCCGCGTGGTTGGGGCTTCGGTTGCATCGCGCGTGCGGCGCGCCGTTCTTTCTCGATCTGCGCGACACCTGGTTCGGCCCCGGCGGCTACGAACCTCTGTATGCCTTTGCGAAGCGGCGCCATCGGGCGCTTTACACGGATTGCGTCCGCGCAGCAGATGGTGTCATTGCGGTGTCGCAGGCGATGGCCGACGACCTCCTCCGCGCGTTTGCCCTGCCGCCCGAGCGCGTCACAGTCATCCCGAACGGATTCGATCCGGCGCTGCCGCCGATGCCGCCGCCACCGGCGCCGCCGGCATTGAATGGGGAACTGATCTTCGCGCACGTCGGAACGGTCATCGCGCGCAATCGGCCGGAGTTGTTCCTCGATTCGCTTCTCAAGCTGCCGCCTGATGTGGCGCGCGGAATTCACGTGCGGTTTGTCGGCAATCTCTCGCGCGATTACCTCTGCGACATCGGGTTGAGCCAACGCGTCGAGGCCACCGGCCTGCTGCCGCGCGAACAAGCCTGGAAACAAATCGCCGACGTACACGCGCTGCTTCTGCTCACCGGGCGCGAAGCCGGCCATTGGACGCCGCGCGCCAAATTGTTCGAGTACCTCGCCGCCCGTCGGCCGATCCTCTGCCTCGAAGAAGCCCCCGGCAGTTGCGATTATCGCCTGCTGTCATCGATTGCGCCGGACCGCTCGTTCCGCGCGGCGCTAGGCGATCCTGCCGGTCTTGCCGACGCCGTGCGGCAGGTTCGCGCGTTCTGCAACACTCACGCTGGCGCCGACTTGGCTCCTCCGCTCGCATTGGGCGAACACAGTCGCGAGACGCATGCTGCGCGGCTGGCCGAGTACCTTCGAGCGCGGACCCACACCGGGGCGGCCATCTGA
- a CDS encoding alginate export family protein has product MPPSPIRISRYSFLAIALLLALPAVASAQLGLNQPGGTSSSFIERQRSLERENQRKYQEALPLSQKFRLDYGGWFNSYFFLFDDGFNSSRTLRQNELRVWTSFTADRGIHEGYLRVRATYFDWNHGDSFTPNEDDLDGPNLERGWYQFDIAKALRLNTESKAPFELKVKVGRDLVYIGTGYAIDIPLDHVQVQGEWLDFETTLLYGRTPASTENIDRSRPVSDHSDRQFWMVQTKYKGWDKHEPFAYAAFQDDDTREDPPNYLQNYRYDSQYYGFGSTGQIIDNLRYLSEWVIERGESYGNRRFMFTDEIKAWGFDHRLDYFFRHRTKPVVSAEYMFASGDANRLGSPTNAVGGNRNDTVDRGFNGFGFRDTGISFSPRNSNLHVWRTGGSFRPLPTIEATRELELGTDFYLYYKHKSVAAVSDVLADQRSGYLGWEMDYYANWRIWSDLAWTVRFGTFFPGDAFSDRTTRTFLLTGITWSF; this is encoded by the coding sequence TTGCCCCCCTCGCCCATTCGCATTTCGCGCTATTCGTTCCTCGCTATCGCGTTGCTGCTCGCGCTGCCGGCGGTTGCCAGCGCCCAACTGGGCTTGAATCAACCCGGCGGGACCAGTTCATCGTTCATTGAACGCCAGCGCTCCCTTGAACGCGAAAATCAGCGAAAGTATCAGGAAGCACTCCCGCTCTCGCAGAAGTTCCGGCTCGATTACGGCGGCTGGTTCAACTCGTACTTCTTCCTCTTTGACGACGGCTTCAATAGCAGCCGCACGCTTCGTCAGAACGAGTTGCGCGTCTGGACTTCCTTCACGGCCGACCGTGGCATTCACGAGGGCTACCTGCGCGTGCGCGCCACGTACTTCGACTGGAACCACGGCGACTCGTTCACGCCGAACGAGGACGATCTCGACGGACCCAATCTCGAGCGCGGCTGGTACCAGTTCGACATCGCCAAAGCGCTGCGTCTCAATACGGAATCCAAAGCGCCGTTTGAACTGAAGGTCAAGGTCGGCCGCGACCTCGTGTACATCGGCACGGGCTATGCGATTGACATTCCGCTGGATCACGTGCAGGTGCAGGGCGAGTGGCTTGATTTTGAAACCACGCTGCTTTACGGCCGCACGCCCGCCAGCACCGAGAACATCGACCGCAGCCGCCCGGTATCCGATCATTCCGACCGGCAGTTCTGGATGGTGCAGACCAAGTACAAGGGGTGGGACAAGCACGAGCCGTTTGCGTACGCGGCGTTTCAGGACGACGACACGCGCGAGGACCCGCCGAATTATCTCCAGAATTACCGGTACGATTCGCAATACTACGGCTTCGGCTCGACCGGGCAGATTATCGACAACTTAAGATATCTGTCCGAGTGGGTCATCGAGCGCGGCGAGAGCTACGGCAACCGCCGGTTCATGTTCACCGACGAAATCAAGGCCTGGGGCTTCGATCATCGGCTCGACTACTTCTTCCGCCACCGCACCAAGCCGGTCGTCTCGGCCGAATACATGTTCGCCAGCGGCGATGCCAACCGCCTGGGCAGCCCCACCAACGCCGTCGGCGGAAACCGAAACGACACCGTCGATCGCGGCTTTAACGGCTTCGGCTTCCGCGATACGGGAATCTCGTTTTCGCCGCGCAATTCCAATCTGCACGTCTGGCGGACGGGCGGCTCGTTTCGCCCATTGCCGACCATCGAGGCGACCCGCGAACTCGAACTGGGAACCGATTTCTATCTGTACTACAAGCACAAATCGGTTGCCGCCGTCAGCGACGTACTCGCCGACCAGCGCAGCGGCTACCTCGGCTGGGAAATGGATTACTACGCCAACTGGCGTATTTGGAGCGATCTGGCCTGGACCGTGCGATTCGGAACGTTCTTCCCGGGCGACGCATTTTCGGACCGCACCACTCGGACCTTTCTCCTGACGGGTATCACATGGTCCTTCTGA
- a CDS encoding glycosyltransferase family 2 protein — protein sequence MRNGTTDGMTKLPSLTIFFPCYNEEANVARTTANALAAAQTYADDYEIIIVNDGSRDRTGEIADRLAAENPHVRAVHNNPNLGYGGAVARGLREATKEWIFFTDGDGQFDMMQMDRLIGLLDRCDFAVGYRAKRADSIIRKSNAFWWGVLVRSLFGLKVRDIDCAFKLLPKSLIDRIELKSRGALISTELLARAKFRGLRIAETPVDHFPRTAGQQTGANWKVILRAFKELFRLRKDIRREGLPPPENRTP from the coding sequence ATGCGTAATGGAACCACCGACGGAATGACCAAGCTCCCCTCGCTTACCATTTTCTTCCCGTGCTACAACGAGGAAGCCAACGTCGCGCGGACGACGGCCAACGCCCTCGCCGCCGCGCAGACGTACGCCGACGACTACGAAATCATCATCGTCAACGACGGCAGCCGAGACCGCACCGGCGAAATCGCAGACCGCCTCGCGGCGGAAAACCCGCACGTCCGCGCCGTTCACAATAATCCCAATCTCGGCTACGGCGGCGCCGTCGCACGCGGCTTGCGCGAGGCCACGAAGGAGTGGATCTTCTTCACCGACGGCGACGGCCAGTTCGACATGATGCAGATGGACCGGCTGATCGGCCTGCTGGATCGCTGCGATTTCGCGGTGGGCTATCGGGCGAAGCGCGCCGATTCGATCATTCGCAAGAGCAATGCGTTCTGGTGGGGCGTGCTCGTGCGGTCGCTCTTCGGGTTGAAAGTGCGGGACATCGACTGCGCGTTCAAACTGCTGCCCAAATCGCTGATCGACCGGATCGAGCTGAAGAGCCGCGGTGCGCTGATCAGCACGGAGCTTCTGGCGCGGGCCAAGTTCCGCGGCCTGCGCATCGCCGAGACGCCGGTCGATCACTTCCCGCGCACAGCCGGCCAGCAGACCGGCGCGAATTGGAAGGTGATCCTTCGGGCGTTCAAGGAATTGTTCAGGCTGCGGAAAGACATCCGTCGGGAAGGTCTGCCCCCGCCGGAGAACCGGACGCCGTGA
- a CDS encoding bifunctional heptose 7-phosphate kinase/heptose 1-phosphate adenyltransferase gives MPSTSTSDVAESQRHPAAGQAGTIQWDRLCEILGKSAGARVMVLGDYMIDRYLYGDAERISPEAPVPVLRVVRQEDALGGAGSVVADIRALGAHAACVGVTGNDPDGRRLRELLAGVGATVDGLVTDASRPTTRKTRLVGLAQHRHRQQLIRIDDESSAPLSTPVAAELFAAIERHLAECHVLCIEDYNKGVVTADLARRAIALAKQRGIPVLIDPASITDYSRYAGATLITPNRTETEKASGLRLRSIDAVREHAAAIRRACRTESVCVTLDAEGAALIGPDGTFQHVPTRARDVYDVTGAGDEVLAALAVALAAGATQLEAVAIANVAGGLEVEKFGCVPIARDEILGEILLEHHRQLGKVRTLEQLKPELARRRSRGETIAFTNGCFDLLHPGHVATFAAAKQHADVLVVGLNSDASVRSLEKAPDRPIVNQADRATVLAALADVDYIVIFDEPTPQALIEAIVPNVLVKGADWQGRPVAGQEVVERHGGRVVFVPLLEGRSTTDLIARARSGPSR, from the coding sequence ATGCCGAGCACCTCAACAAGTGATGTCGCCGAGTCTCAACGCCACCCGGCCGCAGGCCAGGCCGGCACGATCCAATGGGATCGGCTCTGTGAAATCCTTGGCAAATCAGCCGGCGCCCGGGTGATGGTCCTCGGCGATTACATGATCGACCGCTATCTCTACGGCGATGCCGAGCGGATCAGCCCCGAGGCCCCCGTTCCAGTCCTTCGCGTGGTGCGCCAGGAAGACGCGCTGGGTGGGGCCGGGTCGGTCGTCGCGGACATTCGAGCGCTGGGCGCTCATGCGGCTTGCGTCGGCGTGACCGGGAACGATCCCGACGGCCGGCGTTTGCGCGAATTGCTCGCGGGCGTCGGGGCGACGGTGGACGGGCTGGTCACCGATGCATCGCGACCGACCACGCGCAAGACGCGCCTCGTGGGCCTCGCGCAGCACCGCCATCGCCAGCAGCTCATTCGAATCGACGACGAATCCTCGGCGCCGTTGAGCACGCCGGTCGCGGCCGAACTCTTCGCCGCCATCGAACGCCACCTCGCGGAGTGTCATGTTCTTTGCATCGAGGACTACAACAAGGGCGTCGTGACGGCCGATCTCGCGCGGCGCGCCATCGCGCTGGCGAAGCAGCGCGGCATCCCTGTGCTGATCGATCCGGCCAGCATCACCGACTACTCGCGTTACGCCGGAGCGACGCTCATAACGCCCAATCGCACCGAAACCGAGAAGGCCTCCGGGCTTCGGCTGCGATCGATCGATGCCGTCCGCGAACACGCCGCGGCGATCCGCAGGGCCTGCCGCACCGAATCGGTCTGCGTCACGCTCGATGCCGAAGGCGCGGCACTCATCGGCCCCGACGGAACCTTCCAGCATGTGCCCACGCGAGCGCGCGACGTGTACGACGTGACCGGCGCGGGCGATGAGGTGCTGGCCGCGCTGGCCGTCGCCCTGGCCGCCGGCGCGACGCAACTCGAAGCCGTGGCCATCGCCAACGTCGCCGGCGGACTGGAGGTCGAGAAGTTCGGCTGCGTGCCGATCGCGCGTGACGAAATCCTCGGCGAGATTCTGCTCGAACACCATCGCCAACTGGGCAAAGTCCGCACACTCGAACAGCTCAAGCCGGAGCTGGCGCGACGCCGGTCACGCGGCGAGACCATCGCCTTCACCAACGGCTGCTTTGATCTGCTGCACCCCGGCCACGTCGCCACCTTCGCCGCGGCCAAGCAACATGCCGACGTGCTCGTGGTCGGACTCAACTCCGACGCATCGGTCCGCTCGCTGGAAAAAGCGCCGGATCGCCCGATCGTGAATCAGGCCGACCGCGCGACGGTGCTGGCGGCGCTGGCGGATGTCGATTACATCGTGATCTTCGACGAGCCGACGCCGCAGGCACTCATCGAAGCCATCGTGCCCAACGTGCTGGTCAAAGGCGCCGACTGGCAGGGCAGACCCGTCGCCGGGCAGGAGGTCGTCGAGAGGCACGGCGGCCGCGTGGTGTTCGTCCCGCTGCTGGAGGGCCGCAGCACGACCGATCTGATCGCCCGCGCGCGGAGCGGCCCAAGCCGCTGA
- a CDS encoding AAA family ATPase, which yields MRIIAVANQKGGCGKTTIIINLGACLAREGYRTLAVDLDPQGHCALGLAVPEEQIETSVADALLIADDQPPMDLSRITWQISSNFDLVPSKTDLSTLEQRLAGVPNREHRLRRLLEPAADKYDFVLIDSPPTVGFLTQSALHAADEIIVPVDTGYFSLHGLSKQLDTIRSIRAESGRKLTVRILANLYDVRTKLGREILAELRKRHGDAMYTSYINFNTKLKESTSLGQPITEYDPTSAGCKDFQRLAKEVGSMGAGPAFSLTQPGIATAAVERIDAARVGSSQERVAVGAGNDEADRSRLAKSPVAAAVVSGKPDDALLKRAEALAADANRLLATSQTLLGPSRSNGGSRAAAPTPAETQRKIEFIYGPHAVEDGVVFTIRADRALSVRLAGDFNDWNPGRTPLVPMADGTFQVKLPLAPGRYRYRYVIDGRWVSDPGNAHMERNPYGEMDSVVMV from the coding sequence ATGAGGATCATCGCCGTCGCCAACCAGAAGGGTGGCTGTGGAAAGACGACAATCATCATCAATCTCGGGGCGTGCCTGGCGCGCGAGGGGTATCGCACGCTGGCGGTGGACCTGGACCCGCAGGGTCATTGCGCGCTGGGGCTGGCGGTGCCCGAGGAACAGATTGAGACAAGTGTCGCAGACGCGCTGCTGATTGCGGACGATCAGCCGCCGATGGACTTGAGTCGCATCACGTGGCAGATCTCCAGCAATTTTGATCTTGTTCCGTCCAAGACGGACCTGTCGACGCTGGAGCAGCGGCTGGCGGGAGTGCCGAATCGCGAGCACCGGCTGCGGCGGCTGCTGGAGCCGGCGGCTGATAAATATGATTTTGTCTTGATCGACAGTCCGCCGACCGTCGGCTTCCTGACGCAGAGCGCCCTGCACGCCGCCGACGAGATCATCGTTCCCGTGGACACGGGCTATTTCTCCCTGCACGGTCTTTCCAAGCAGCTCGACACGATACGATCGATCCGCGCGGAGAGCGGTCGAAAGCTGACCGTTCGGATCCTGGCGAATCTGTACGACGTGCGCACGAAGCTCGGCCGGGAGATTCTCGCGGAGCTTCGCAAGCGGCATGGCGATGCAATGTATACGAGTTACATCAACTTCAACACGAAGCTGAAGGAGAGCACCAGCCTCGGTCAGCCGATCACGGAATACGATCCGACGAGCGCGGGGTGCAAGGACTTTCAGCGGCTGGCGAAGGAAGTCGGCTCGATGGGGGCGGGGCCGGCGTTTTCGCTCACGCAGCCGGGCATCGCGACCGCGGCGGTGGAGCGGATCGACGCGGCGCGCGTCGGATCATCGCAGGAGCGGGTTGCCGTCGGGGCGGGTAACGACGAGGCGGATCGCTCAAGGCTGGCGAAAAGCCCGGTGGCGGCAGCGGTTGTCAGCGGCAAACCCGATGATGCGCTGCTGAAGCGTGCCGAGGCGCTGGCAGCGGACGCGAATCGTCTGCTCGCTACCTCGCAGACGCTGCTGGGGCCTTCACGGTCGAATGGCGGCAGCCGCGCGGCCGCTCCGACGCCCGCGGAGACGCAGCGAAAGATTGAATTTATTTATGGACCGCACGCCGTGGAAGACGGGGTTGTGTTTACGATTCGAGCCGATCGGGCGCTATCGGTGCGGCTGGCAGGCGATTTCAACGATTGGAACCCGGGGCGGACACCGCTCGTGCCGATGGCCGACGGCACGTTTCAGGTGAAGCTCCCGCTCGCCCCGGGCCGTTACCGCTATCGCTACGTGATCGACGGCCGCTGGGTGAGCGACCCGGGCAATGCGCACATGGAGCGGAATCCGTACGGCGAGATGGACAGCGTGGTGATGGTGTAG
- a CDS encoding class I SAM-dependent methyltransferase encodes MPALRFLIRDFIQGLPALSPLAFMLALRNPRRLPIFIADTVRLYRSHAKLRVPSITPWELLDHSQPVTLRLGENGLFAAMENNFLMMQIAAMLRPLRIFEIGTSQGRTTALLAMNTPPETHIFTLDLPPEATLPAGVSDLHLIELARKELGIAFRGTNWESRITQLLGDSGSFDFTPYYDTMDLVTVDGSHTYKFVRQDSLNAFRMIRPGGVILWHDFESMRSEYGVSRFVDECRRAGLPVFRLGREQGDSRYAVMRVTDEIKRKLATLTA; translated from the coding sequence GTGCCCGCGCTTCGCTTTCTCATCCGCGACTTCATCCAGGGACTGCCCGCCCTGTCGCCGCTGGCTTTCATGCTCGCGCTACGAAACCCCAGGCGGCTGCCCATCTTCATCGCCGACACCGTTCGACTCTATCGCAGCCACGCCAAGCTGCGTGTCCCCTCCATTACACCCTGGGAACTGCTCGATCATTCGCAGCCCGTCACGCTTCGACTCGGCGAGAACGGTCTCTTCGCCGCCATGGAGAACAACTTTCTCATGATGCAGATCGCGGCGATGCTGCGACCGCTACGCATCTTTGAGATCGGCACAAGCCAGGGTCGCACCACCGCCCTGCTCGCCATGAACACCCCGCCCGAGACCCACATCTTCACGCTCGACCTGCCGCCCGAAGCCACGCTCCCGGCCGGCGTGAGCGATTTGCACCTGATCGAACTCGCACGCAAGGAACTGGGCATCGCATTTCGCGGGACCAACTGGGAATCGCGCATCACCCAACTGCTCGGCGACAGCGGCTCGTTCGATTTCACCCCTTACTACGACACGATGGATCTCGTTACCGTCGACGGTTCGCACACCTACAAGTTCGTCCGGCAGGACAGCCTCAACGCCTTTCGCATGATCCGCCCCGGAGGGGTCATCCTCTGGCACGACTTCGAATCCATGCGCAGCGAATACGGCGTCAGCCGATTTGTCGATGAATGCCGCCGCGCCGGCCTGCCCGTCTTCCGTCTCGGTCGCGAACAGGGCGACAGCCGCTACGCCGTGATGCGCGTCACGGATGAAATCAAGCGAAAGCTCGCAACGCTTACGGCGTGA
- a CDS encoding TetR/AcrR family transcriptional regulator, which yields MSLAMDRKAEIHRVACRLFREKGFAGTSVREIAEQVGILGGSLYSHIAGKDDLLWEILAASAERFFAAIRPIVEADWGAMQKLRAAIVAHVGVITCDLDAAAVYTFEWRHLPEDRRAAFTARRDEYERLFRGLVEQAMRERFIGASSAASATLFILSALNWVSVWYRPDGPMSGEDVGAMLADYLFEGLKRRTA from the coding sequence ATGTCGCTGGCAATGGATCGCAAGGCAGAGATTCATCGCGTGGCGTGCCGTCTGTTTCGCGAGAAGGGCTTCGCGGGGACGAGCGTGCGGGAGATCGCCGAGCAGGTCGGGATATTAGGCGGTAGTCTATATTCTCACATCGCCGGCAAGGATGATCTGCTCTGGGAGATTCTCGCGGCGTCGGCCGAGCGGTTCTTCGCGGCGATTCGACCGATCGTCGAGGCCGATTGGGGTGCAATGCAGAAGCTGCGGGCGGCGATCGTCGCGCACGTCGGCGTGATCACGTGCGATCTGGACGCGGCGGCGGTATATACGTTTGAGTGGCGGCACCTGCCGGAGGATCGGCGGGCGGCGTTCACGGCGCGGCGTGATGAGTACGAGCGTCTGTTTCGCGGTCTGGTTGAGCAGGCGATGCGTGAGCGGTTCATCGGCGCGAGCAGCGCCGCCAGCGCGACGCTGTTCATCCTGTCGGCGCTGAACTGGGTGTCGGTGTGGTACCGGCCGGACGGGCCGATGAGTGGTGAGGATGTCGGCGCGATGCTCGCGGATTACTTGTTTGAGGGGTTGAAACGCCGGACGGCGTGA
- the paaA gene encoding 1,2-phenylacetyl-CoA epoxidase subunit A, with amino-acid sequence MVKLADHAAGWGDKPGDPGYEDRLAKFEARVARGDKVEPGDWMPNEYRQQLIRLIHVHANSEICGALPEGTWIPHAPTFKRKLALCAKVQDEVGHGQLLYRAAETLGKPREEMIDELISGKAKYSNVFHYPAETWADVCVIAWLIDAAAIVNQKMMADGSYGPYGRALRRICYEEAFHLTHGYDMCISMATGTKLQREMLQDAVNRWWKPIMMFHGPSDKESTHTALLMKWKIKLKTNDEQRQEFLRKYLPKMFNLGLTVPAEWELRFDEKRRTWLYNEPDWEEFKTVVRGGGPVSAQRLETRRLSHEHGRWVREALAAAAAGKRAPLPPTAVGTA; translated from the coding sequence ATGGTGAAACTGGCGGATCATGCGGCGGGCTGGGGCGACAAGCCGGGCGATCCGGGATACGAGGATCGTCTGGCGAAGTTTGAGGCCCGCGTCGCGCGCGGAGACAAGGTCGAACCGGGTGACTGGATGCCGAACGAATATCGCCAGCAGCTCATCCGGCTGATTCATGTGCACGCCAACAGCGAGATTTGCGGTGCGTTGCCCGAGGGCACGTGGATTCCGCACGCGCCAACGTTCAAGCGGAAGCTCGCCCTGTGCGCCAAGGTGCAGGATGAAGTCGGCCACGGGCAGTTGCTTTACCGTGCGGCCGAGACGCTGGGCAAGCCGCGAGAAGAGATGATCGACGAACTCATCAGCGGCAAGGCGAAGTATTCAAATGTTTTTCACTATCCCGCCGAGACCTGGGCCGACGTTTGCGTCATCGCCTGGCTGATCGACGCGGCGGCGATCGTGAATCAGAAGATGATGGCCGATGGGTCGTATGGCCCGTACGGGCGGGCGCTGCGTCGGATTTGTTACGAGGAGGCGTTTCACCTGACGCACGGGTATGACATGTGCATCTCGATGGCGACGGGGACGAAGCTCCAGCGTGAGATGCTCCAGGACGCGGTGAATCGCTGGTGGAAGCCGATCATGATGTTCCACGGGCCAAGCGACAAGGAGAGCACGCACACGGCGCTGCTCATGAAATGGAAGATCAAGCTCAAGACAAATGACGAGCAGCGGCAGGAGTTCCTGCGGAAGTACCTGCCGAAGATGTTTAATCTCGGGCTGACCGTGCCGGCGGAGTGGGAGTTGCGGTTTGACGAGAAGCGCCGCACGTGGTTGTACAACGAGCCGGACTGGGAAGAATTCAAGACCGTGGTGCGCGGCGGCGGACCGGTCAGCGCGCAGCGGCTGGAGACGCGGCGGCTGTCGCACGAGCATGGTCGCTGGGTGCGGGAGGCGCTGGCGGCGGCCGCGGCGGGAAAGCGCGCACCTCTGCCGCCGACGGCGGTTGGCACGGCCTAG
- the paaB gene encoding 1,2-phenylacetyl-CoA epoxidase subunit B, with translation MDTQWMVFEVFHQSARGEPHVHVGSVHAPDGDAALMLAKEQFGRRQACVNIWVVPAEAIVATAYEDADIFEHATDKSYREAFGYETTKRAKAAGDVEEI, from the coding sequence ATGGATACGCAATGGATGGTCTTTGAGGTGTTTCATCAATCCGCGCGAGGAGAGCCGCACGTGCACGTCGGCTCCGTGCATGCGCCCGATGGTGATGCGGCGCTGATGCTGGCGAAGGAGCAGTTCGGCCGGCGGCAGGCGTGCGTGAACATCTGGGTCGTGCCGGCCGAGGCGATCGTGGCGACGGCCTACGAAGACGCGGACATCTTCGAGCACGCGACGGACAAGAGCTATCGCGAGGCGTTTGGTTACGAGACGACGAAGCGCGCGAAGGCTGCGGGGGACGTGGAGGAGATTTGA